Proteins encoded within one genomic window of Gloeobacter kilaueensis JS1:
- a CDS encoding YciI family protein, with protein sequence MAKYVLTGTYCPDVLEKRAPYREAHLGRLAGLKAAGKVITIGPTRDLTRVFGVYETDSEAEARELIESDPYWQHQIWTSYELFEWIQAF encoded by the coding sequence ATGGCCAAGTATGTTCTTACCGGCACCTACTGCCCGGACGTGCTCGAAAAGCGTGCTCCTTACCGTGAGGCGCACCTGGGCCGCCTCGCTGGGCTGAAGGCGGCGGGCAAGGTGATCACGATCGGCCCCACCCGCGACCTGACCCGCGTCTTTGGCGTCTACGAGACCGATTCGGAGGCAGAGGCGCGCGAACTCATCGAGTCCGACCCCTACTGGCAGCACCAGATCTGGACGAGCTACGAGCTATTCGAGTGGATTCAGGCTTTTTGA
- the bchI gene encoding magnesium chelatase ATPase subunit I: MAVADRGRRPVFPFTAIVGQEEMKLALILNVIDPRLGGVMIMGDRGTGKSTTVRALAELLPEIEVVAGDPYNSDPHNADLMSDEVRVRKLAGEALPIERRQVQMVDLPLGATEDRVCGTIDIEKALSEGTRAFEPGLLARANRGILYVDEVNLLDDHLVDVLLDSAAMGWNTVEREGISVRHPARFVLVGSGNPEEGELRPQLLDRFAMHAEVRTVRDPQLRVQIVQQRSEFDSNPQRFALAHRKAQQELSRRILKAQQLLKKTEVPYPLRLQISEVCSELNVDGLRGDIVANNAARALAAFEGRASVTAQDIERIIVLCLRHRLRKDPLETIDSGYKVEKVFRRVFNLPAPENNGTAPERDPLPR, encoded by the coding sequence GTGGCTGTAGCCGACCGTGGTCGCCGACCGGTTTTTCCTTTTACGGCCATCGTCGGCCAGGAAGAGATGAAGCTGGCCCTCATCCTCAACGTTATCGATCCCCGGTTGGGTGGGGTGATGATCATGGGCGACCGGGGCACCGGCAAATCGACCACCGTGCGGGCCCTCGCCGAACTGCTGCCTGAAATCGAAGTGGTGGCGGGCGATCCCTACAACAGCGATCCCCACAACGCCGATCTGATGAGCGACGAGGTGCGCGTGCGCAAGCTGGCGGGAGAAGCGCTGCCCATCGAGCGCCGCCAGGTCCAGATGGTCGATCTGCCCCTCGGGGCCACCGAGGACCGGGTCTGTGGGACGATCGATATCGAGAAAGCGCTCTCCGAGGGCACCAGGGCGTTCGAGCCGGGGCTTTTAGCGCGGGCGAACCGGGGCATCCTCTACGTCGATGAGGTGAATCTGCTCGACGATCATCTGGTCGATGTGCTGCTCGATTCGGCGGCGATGGGCTGGAACACCGTCGAGCGCGAGGGGATCTCGGTGCGCCACCCGGCCCGCTTCGTCCTGGTGGGCTCGGGCAACCCCGAAGAAGGCGAACTGCGGCCCCAGCTGCTCGATCGCTTTGCGATGCACGCCGAGGTGCGGACTGTCAGAGATCCCCAGCTGCGGGTGCAGATTGTCCAGCAGCGCAGCGAGTTCGACAGCAACCCCCAGCGCTTTGCCCTCGCCCACCGCAAAGCCCAACAGGAATTGTCCCGGCGTATCCTCAAAGCCCAGCAACTGCTCAAAAAAACCGAAGTGCCCTACCCGCTGCGCCTGCAGATTTCTGAAGTCTGCTCGGAGTTAAACGTAGACGGCCTGCGGGGCGATATCGTCGCCAACAACGCCGCCCGCGCCCTCGCTGCCTTCGAGGGACGCGCCAGTGTCACTGCCCAGGACATCGAGCGAATCATCGTGCTGTGTCTGCGCCATCGCCTGCGCAAAGATCCGCTTGAGACGATCGACTCCGGTTACAAGGTCGAAAAGGTGTTCCGGCGCGTCTTTAATCTGCCCGCCCCCGAGAACAACGGCACAGCGCCGGAGCGCGATCCCCTGCCCCGGTAA
- a CDS encoding site-2 protease family protein produces MNTSALLIPTLLILGSFAFLGWGFVRARRAGRVGILAWLQAAILYLPWIGLFALFWTNVQINFGILIVILIATTGGYIWVGRLLRAAASDQEKQLRERYRAELEARRQAASDSQDGEQPVQPSALLLELEEAVAIPDPDREQLQGIFGIDTFFATESVPFRQGILYKGNLRGETELVFRTLSEKLHALFGERYQLYLLADEENRPTVLVMPTERDPFQGRKVPAAFTAALLVLMFLAVLLICIPNNVNPFSPAGLLQGLPMAGGVLFTLFAHEVGHRWQAKRYGVRLSAAFFLPLLTPFPVPPSGFAVFPGTFGSLTRIDSPPPSRRALFDIAFAGPAVGGLVSLAFLLVGLLLSSVIATQGPLTIAPDSLNVLAGILVRVLLGPIAKGQFIDLHPFAVIGLVGLQITALSLLPAGQLDGGRIVQAVYGRRTARITGIVALVLLGFIGLFVPQYLYWAVVVLLFARTPERPCLNELSETDSRRDALAILALFAMAAILLPLSPQIALRLGLGG; encoded by the coding sequence GTGAACACCTCCGCCTTGCTCATCCCTACATTGCTTATCCTGGGCAGCTTTGCCTTCCTGGGCTGGGGTTTTGTGCGGGCGCGCCGGGCGGGGCGGGTCGGTATCCTCGCCTGGTTGCAGGCGGCAATTCTCTACCTGCCCTGGATTGGCCTGTTCGCCCTGTTCTGGACCAATGTTCAGATCAACTTCGGCATCTTGATTGTGATCTTGATTGCCACCACCGGCGGCTACATCTGGGTGGGGCGGCTATTGCGGGCGGCGGCGAGCGATCAAGAAAAGCAGTTGCGCGAGCGCTACCGGGCCGAACTGGAGGCGCGCCGTCAGGCAGCCAGTGATAGCCAGGATGGCGAGCAACCGGTACAGCCCTCGGCGCTGCTGCTTGAACTGGAGGAGGCGGTCGCCATCCCCGACCCGGATCGCGAGCAACTGCAGGGCATCTTCGGCATCGACACTTTTTTTGCTACCGAGTCGGTACCTTTTCGCCAGGGTATTCTTTATAAGGGCAACCTGCGGGGCGAGACGGAACTGGTCTTTCGGACGCTGAGCGAAAAGCTGCACGCCCTCTTTGGCGAGCGCTACCAGCTGTATTTGCTCGCCGACGAGGAGAACCGACCGACGGTGCTGGTCATGCCCACCGAGCGCGATCCGTTTCAGGGGCGCAAGGTGCCGGCTGCCTTTACAGCGGCGCTGCTGGTCTTGATGTTTCTCGCGGTGTTGCTCATCTGTATACCCAACAACGTCAACCCGTTCTCGCCCGCCGGGTTGCTCCAGGGTCTGCCCATGGCAGGGGGCGTGCTCTTTACCCTTTTTGCCCACGAAGTGGGCCACCGCTGGCAGGCAAAGCGCTACGGCGTGCGCCTAAGTGCCGCCTTTTTTCTGCCCTTGCTCACGCCCTTTCCGGTGCCGCCCTCGGGCTTTGCCGTCTTTCCCGGTACCTTCGGTTCGCTGACGCGCATCGATTCGCCTCCGCCCAGCCGCCGCGCCCTCTTTGACATCGCCTTCGCCGGTCCGGCGGTGGGTGGCCTCGTCTCCCTCGCCTTTTTGCTGGTGGGCCTGCTGCTGTCGAGCGTGATCGCCACCCAGGGGCCGCTCACGATCGCTCCGGATAGCCTGAACGTGCTGGCGGGCATCCTGGTCCGGGTACTGTTAGGACCGATAGCAAAAGGCCAGTTCATCGACCTGCATCCTTTTGCGGTGATTGGCCTGGTCGGTCTGCAGATTACTGCCCTCAGTCTGCTGCCCGCCGGTCAGCTCGACGGAGGCCGGATCGTCCAGGCGGTTTATGGTCGCCGGACTGCGCGGATCACTGGCATCGTCGCCCTTGTGTTGTTAGGCTTTATCGGTCTTTTTGTGCCCCAGTATCTCTACTGGGCGGTGGTGGTGCTCCTGTTTGCCCGCACCCCAGAGCGGCCCTGCCTCAACGAATTGAGCGAAACCGACAGTCGGCGCGACGCGCTTGCCATCCTGGCACTGTTTGCGATGGCGGCAATCTTGCTGCCCCTTTCGCCCCAGATTGCCCTGCGCCTTGGCCTCGGGGGCTGA
- a CDS encoding geranylgeranyl reductase family protein: MAQVYDCAVIGAGPGGGATAYHLARRGYRVLVLEKESLPRYKPCGGGVSPAVAEWFDFDWSPAIATYVDTIRYTWQMEERVDAPLELERPIWMVRRDSFDHFLIKKAVAQGAELRTACPLTALERRGDRWELTTSAGSFTSRYLVAADGAKGPTARWLGLEKRAILIGGAIEVEIVAPVPEPNVAHFEFALVKDGYLWNFPKDNAHSIGIGSFGHRKVDLKTPLARYVESFGLSLAGVTLHGHPLLLWRGPSRLHTEGAILCGEAAGIVDPFTAEGIRPSLYTGVQAAGAIAAALAGEPNALERYSEQIKREWGEDLRWAERLAQVFYAFPRIAYRVGVQQPSATRTMGKILSGSLRYRDVAERAIRRLVGHRR; this comes from the coding sequence ATGGCGCAAGTCTACGACTGTGCAGTGATCGGTGCCGGTCCGGGCGGTGGAGCGACAGCCTACCACCTGGCCCGGCGCGGCTACCGGGTGCTGGTACTCGAAAAAGAATCTCTGCCCCGCTACAAGCCCTGTGGCGGCGGCGTCTCCCCGGCGGTAGCCGAGTGGTTCGACTTTGACTGGTCACCGGCCATCGCCACCTACGTCGATACAATCCGCTACACCTGGCAGATGGAGGAGCGCGTCGATGCGCCGCTGGAACTGGAGCGACCGATCTGGATGGTCCGGCGCGACAGCTTCGATCACTTCTTGATTAAAAAGGCCGTCGCCCAGGGAGCCGAGCTGCGCACCGCCTGCCCGCTTACCGCCCTTGAGCGTCGGGGCGATCGCTGGGAGCTGACAACTTCCGCAGGCTCCTTCACCAGCCGCTACCTGGTGGCCGCCGACGGTGCCAAAGGACCGACGGCCCGCTGGCTGGGCCTTGAAAAGCGGGCGATACTTATCGGCGGAGCGATCGAAGTCGAGATCGTCGCTCCGGTTCCCGAGCCGAACGTGGCGCACTTCGAGTTTGCCCTCGTCAAAGACGGTTATCTCTGGAACTTTCCAAAGGACAATGCCCACTCGATCGGCATCGGTAGCTTCGGCCACCGCAAGGTCGATCTCAAGACACCCCTCGCCCGCTACGTCGAATCTTTTGGCCTCTCGCTCGCGGGCGTTACCCTCCATGGTCACCCCCTGCTGCTCTGGCGGGGTCCGTCGCGGCTGCACACCGAGGGGGCGATCCTCTGCGGCGAGGCTGCCGGGATCGTCGATCCGTTCACTGCCGAAGGCATCCGCCCGTCGCTTTACACGGGCGTGCAGGCTGCCGGGGCGATTGCTGCCGCCCTGGCGGGTGAGCCGAATGCGCTGGAGCGCTACAGCGAGCAGATCAAACGCGAGTGGGGCGAGGACCTGCGCTGGGCGGAGCGGCTCGCTCAGGTGTTTTATGCCTTTCCGCGCATCGCCTACCGCGTCGGCGTCCAGCAGCCCTCCGCCACCCGCACGATGGGTAAAATTCTCTCAGGCTCACTGCGCTACCGCGACGTGGCCGAACGGGCGATCCGGCGGCTGGTGGGCCACAGGCGCTAG
- a CDS encoding nucleotidyltransferase family protein, with product MVFARQSEPFPTWSHPPRRQEVLDCLRRHWSQLQAFGVKSIALFGSVVRDEARRDSDVDLLVEFEPGEVVTFARFFELQDFLEALLQRPVDLGTPSSLKPRIAASVFKELIYVQP from the coding sequence ATGGTCTTTGCGCGGCAATCAGAACCGTTCCCCACCTGGAGCCATCCTCCCCGGCGTCAGGAAGTTCTCGACTGTCTACGTCGCCACTGGTCCCAACTGCAGGCTTTCGGAGTCAAATCCATCGCCCTTTTTGGCTCCGTTGTCCGAGACGAAGCCAGGCGAGACTCGGATGTAGATTTGCTCGTCGAATTCGAGCCTGGTGAAGTTGTAACCTTTGCCAGGTTTTTTGAACTCCAAGACTTTCTTGAAGCGCTTTTACAGCGTCCTGTCGATCTCGGAACTCCCAGTTCTTTGAAACCGAGGATCGCAGCGTCAGTATTTAAAGAACTTATCTATGTCCAGCCATGA
- a CDS encoding DUF86 domain-containing protein, with protein MSSHDVDRRLSDILDAASSIQQYTANLSELQFISGQQVVDAVNYNLIKIGEAVANLPEDFKEANPDIPWQAIKRTRNFITIVILWWTPASSGQQSGLICRNL; from the coding sequence ATGTCCAGCCATGATGTTGATCGGCGTTTGAGCGATATTCTGGATGCTGCCAGCAGCATCCAGCAGTACACGGCCAATCTGAGCGAACTGCAATTCATCTCAGGGCAACAGGTAGTAGATGCCGTGAACTATAACCTGATAAAGATCGGTGAGGCCGTCGCTAACCTGCCAGAAGACTTTAAAGAAGCGAACCCTGACATTCCCTGGCAGGCTATTAAGCGAACCCGCAATTTTATAACTATCGTTATTTTATGGTGGACCCCAGCATCGTCTGGGCAACAGTCCGGTCTGATCTGCCGGAACTTGTAA
- a CDS encoding HNH endonuclease yields MYRCPDCYSDFLMRVEPCPGCIDQANRKARAKKAKERRHSYDPNGQIEDWEFWDLLRWYRTCPCCGKNWSAVEMIARDHIVPVSRGGPNEAKNLQPLCQPCNLWKSDRIIYFDRHFAGRCAPLPEYLLPYLRAAAPGVHEQTTFLEAAPLDLRLRYPEATARQLEEITLHLSTAQELDY; encoded by the coding sequence ATGTACCGCTGCCCGGACTGCTACTCGGACTTTTTGATGCGGGTCGAACCCTGCCCCGGTTGCATCGACCAGGCCAACCGCAAGGCCCGCGCCAAAAAAGCGAAGGAGCGCCGCCACAGCTACGATCCGAACGGCCAGATCGAAGATTGGGAATTTTGGGATCTGTTGCGCTGGTACCGCACCTGTCCCTGCTGCGGCAAAAACTGGTCAGCGGTAGAGATGATTGCCCGCGACCATATCGTGCCCGTAAGCCGGGGCGGGCCAAACGAGGCGAAGAACCTCCAGCCCCTTTGCCAGCCGTGCAACCTCTGGAAGAGCGACCGGATCATCTACTTTGATCGTCACTTTGCGGGCCGTTGCGCTCCGCTGCCTGAATATCTTTTGCCCTACCTGCGGGCTGCCGCACCGGGCGTTCACGAGCAGACCACATTCTTAGAAGCCGCCCCCCTCGATCTGCGCCTGCGCTACCCAGAAGCGACCGCTCGCCAACTCGAAGAGATTACTCTGCACCTCTCGACCGCACAGGAACTCGATTATTAA
- a CDS encoding thiol-disulfide oxidoreductase DCC family protein, whose protein sequence is MHSTIIYDGLCNLCVNLVQLLERLDGGRQFRYVPMQDSEQLAHFGVASGQCEQGMILIDPTSPDWFQGSAAAEQIARRLPAGEAFIAAYRAVPGLQDLGDNCYIQVRDNRYAWFGSRDQVYRSLYPPFAAAN, encoded by the coding sequence GTGCACTCCACGATCATCTACGACGGCCTTTGCAATCTATGCGTGAACCTGGTGCAGCTCCTGGAGCGCCTCGACGGCGGCAGACAGTTCCGCTACGTGCCGATGCAGGACAGCGAGCAGTTGGCCCACTTTGGGGTAGCTTCCGGTCAATGCGAGCAGGGGATGATCTTGATCGACCCCACATCGCCCGACTGGTTTCAAGGCAGTGCCGCCGCCGAACAGATCGCCCGCCGCTTACCGGCAGGTGAGGCGTTCATCGCTGCCTACCGGGCCGTACCGGGCCTGCAGGATCTGGGCGACAACTGCTACATCCAGGTGCGAGACAACCGCTACGCCTGGTTCGGCAGCCGCGATCAGGTCTACCGCAGCCTCTACCCGCCCTTCGCTGCGGCCAACTAG
- a CDS encoding DUF1995 family protein: protein MPDTFEQALLQAQRALRNAVEAGHTRLQVEVQTGRRSATDLARPLLDMMPQPLLAVSGTGIADYAFTRWGETPYKILNISERDYIGNNWQTLALIDASSIDVDEVQLYAERAKAGNKHFLMVNNWPEGPGLTGIGRGKESVRRAFRSTVEVAYFLQAFRYRPVVLFRRFPEAWQIWERQGESFKLARESAQIFSAREIAAFGESVNPLVAVERFFKGPSFFHSW, encoded by the coding sequence TTGCCCGATACGTTTGAACAGGCGCTCCTGCAGGCCCAGAGGGCACTGCGCAACGCCGTCGAGGCGGGCCATACCCGCCTGCAGGTCGAGGTGCAGACAGGACGGCGATCGGCGACGGATCTGGCCCGGCCACTGTTGGATATGATGCCGCAGCCGCTACTAGCCGTCTCCGGCACCGGCATCGCCGACTACGCCTTTACGCGCTGGGGCGAGACCCCCTACAAGATCCTCAATATCAGCGAGCGCGACTACATCGGCAACAACTGGCAGACCCTGGCGCTCATCGACGCCAGTTCGATCGATGTCGATGAGGTGCAACTGTACGCCGAGCGGGCAAAAGCCGGCAACAAACACTTCTTGATGGTCAACAACTGGCCGGAAGGGCCGGGCCTCACCGGCATCGGTCGGGGCAAAGAATCGGTGCGTCGAGCTTTTCGCTCCACCGTCGAAGTCGCCTACTTTTTGCAGGCGTTTCGCTACCGACCAGTGGTTCTGTTTCGCCGCTTCCCGGAAGCCTGGCAAATCTGGGAGCGCCAGGGCGAAAGTTTCAAGCTCGCCCGCGAATCGGCCCAGATCTTCAGCGCCAGAGAGATCGCCGCCTTCGGCGAGAGCGTCAATCCCCTGGTGGCGGTGGAGCGCTTCTTCAAGGGTCCGAGCTTTTTTCATTCGTGGTGA
- the miaA gene encoding tRNA (adenosine(37)-N6)-dimethylallyltransferase MiaA, with translation MNGKLIVLCGPTAAGKTGLGIQLARYLGVPVLSADSRQVYREFDIGTAKPTPQEREQAEHRLIDVASPTETFNVARYRALALAEIEKLHAARQPALLVGGSGLYLRAVAGGWQPPAVPPDLELRSQLAIQPLARLFEQLQRLDPETARRLHSNDRVRIERALEVCLASGRPMSTQQQPIHPGFEVLTVGIGSDRAALLERIERRTHQMIERGWLIEVKKLRAKYGLDLPLLRTLGYAELGAYLAGEIDQDQAIRQIVVHTRQFAKRQMTWFRSESKIHWLDSLEESAQADLWSRLQEQVDRFLKS, from the coding sequence GTGAACGGCAAACTCATCGTTCTTTGCGGGCCGACCGCCGCCGGCAAGACGGGGCTGGGCATCCAGCTTGCCCGCTATCTGGGGGTGCCGGTCTTGAGCGCCGACTCCCGGCAGGTCTATCGCGAGTTCGACATCGGCACCGCCAAACCGACCCCCCAGGAGCGCGAGCAGGCAGAGCACCGGCTGATCGATGTCGCCTCGCCGACTGAAACGTTCAACGTCGCCCGCTACCGCGCACTGGCCCTCGCCGAGATCGAGAAGCTGCACGCAGCCAGGCAACCGGCGCTGCTGGTGGGCGGCAGCGGCCTCTACCTGCGGGCGGTGGCCGGTGGCTGGCAACCACCTGCTGTCCCGCCAGATCTTGAACTGCGCAGCCAACTTGCTATCCAACCCCTCGCCCGGCTTTTTGAGCAGCTGCAACGACTCGACCCCGAGACCGCCAGGCGACTGCATTCCAACGACCGGGTGCGCATCGAGCGGGCGCTGGAGGTGTGCCTTGCGAGCGGCAGACCGATGAGCACCCAGCAGCAACCCATTCATCCGGGCTTTGAGGTTCTCACCGTTGGCATCGGCAGCGATCGAGCAGCACTGCTGGAGCGCATCGAGCGGCGCACCCACCAGATGATCGAGCGGGGCTGGCTCATCGAAGTTAAAAAATTGAGAGCAAAGTACGGCCTCGATCTGCCCCTGCTGCGGACGCTCGGTTACGCCGAGTTGGGAGCGTACCTGGCAGGAGAGATCGATCAAGACCAGGCTATCCGGCAGATCGTCGTCCATACCCGTCAGTTCGCCAAGCGCCAGATGACCTGGTTTCGTTCCGAATCCAAAATTCACTGGCTGGACAGTCTCGAAGAATCTGCCCAGGCAGATCTCTGGTCCCGCCTGCAGGAGCAGGTAGACCGTTTTCTAAAAAGCTGA
- a CDS encoding DUF4142 domain-containing protein yields MGKQTIFSLASALTFITLVVALPVRAQEETTVIQRTETVTTSPATASGAAYLSAMAEFGVREVTLAGLALKHSNNPTVRQYATDVLTYHERTDHELQLLAASKRVTVPATGSDLTAPAKDKLQSLLARLQPWSGSRFDQEYLNLAYFDQREALRLSRAAAEQSRDSDIQNFASRNLETLQTQTATADTLAKKLPG; encoded by the coding sequence ATGGGCAAACAGACGATTTTCAGCCTGGCCTCTGCTCTGACATTTATAACCCTGGTGGTCGCCCTGCCGGTACGGGCCCAGGAAGAGACCACCGTCATCCAGCGCACCGAGACGGTGACCACCAGCCCGGCGACTGCATCGGGGGCCGCCTATCTAAGTGCGATGGCCGAATTTGGCGTGCGCGAGGTGACCCTGGCCGGTCTTGCTCTCAAACATTCCAACAATCCCACCGTCCGGCAGTACGCCACGGACGTGCTGACCTACCATGAGCGCACCGACCACGAGTTGCAACTGCTCGCAGCGAGCAAGCGCGTCACCGTCCCGGCCACCGGCAGCGATCTCACGGCACCGGCCAAAGACAAACTCCAGTCGCTGCTCGCCCGACTGCAGCCCTGGTCCGGCAGCCGCTTCGACCAGGAATATCTCAACCTCGCCTACTTCGATCAGCGCGAAGCTCTGCGACTGTCTCGCGCTGCTGCCGAGCAGTCCCGCGACTCCGACATCCAGAACTTTGCCAGCCGCAACCTCGAGACGCTGCAGACCCAGACTGCCACCGCCGATACCCTCGCTAAAAAACTTCCCGGTTAA
- a CDS encoding DUF4239 domain-containing protein produces MKMVDFVNWPTWVSFLLIVVFPTSAFSALAFWTCRRHQQGKYRFISDAAQDVNGYFFSVVGLIVGFILVNCWSDMKRAELDLVNETQKLIVISRLMEQFPVAERQNVYAAINEYIDLVVEQEWPTMEQGRPQKASRPAVEKLYTIFSHIRVATTTQLAAYNILLPTLGELVKLRNERLWLAGGTLPVIMWWLVLLGSVLAMLVMALFPPENPGNYPLLIALFALLFSSIVYVVLLLQYPYSGNLRVDASPFADARQVIEQERKWGRSKPGG; encoded by the coding sequence ATGAAAATGGTGGATTTTGTCAACTGGCCTACCTGGGTCTCTTTTTTGCTGATCGTCGTGTTTCCGACCTCGGCGTTCTCCGCACTGGCCTTCTGGACCTGTAGACGGCACCAGCAGGGCAAGTACCGATTCATCAGCGATGCGGCCCAGGATGTCAACGGCTACTTCTTCTCGGTCGTCGGCCTGATTGTTGGCTTTATCCTGGTCAACTGCTGGAGTGACATGAAGCGGGCCGAACTCGACCTGGTGAACGAGACGCAAAAGCTCATCGTTATCTCTCGTCTGATGGAGCAGTTCCCCGTCGCCGAGCGCCAGAATGTCTATGCGGCCATCAACGAGTACATCGACCTGGTTGTTGAGCAGGAGTGGCCGACGATGGAACAGGGACGGCCACAAAAGGCGTCCAGGCCCGCCGTCGAGAAATTATATACTATCTTCTCTCATATTCGAGTGGCGACGACCACCCAGCTCGCGGCCTATAACATCCTTCTACCCACCCTGGGTGAACTGGTGAAACTGCGCAATGAGCGGCTGTGGCTTGCAGGTGGCACTCTGCCCGTCATCATGTGGTGGTTGGTGCTCTTAGGGTCGGTGCTGGCCATGCTCGTCATGGCGCTGTTCCCGCCGGAGAACCCTGGCAACTACCCGCTGCTCATCGCCTTGTTTGCCCTGCTATTTAGTTCGATCGTCTATGTAGTGCTCCTACTCCAGTACCCGTACTCTGGAAACCTGCGGGTCGATGCGTCCCCGTTTGCCGATGCCCGGCAGGTGATCGAGCAGGAAAGAAAATGGGGACGTTCAAAGCCGGGCGGCTGA